The following proteins are encoded in a genomic region of Arcobacter suis CECT 7833:
- a CDS encoding DUF5718 family protein, with amino-acid sequence MLLDDLKDYLGFAVAGNFANHLGEAGEADEFSVIKTEEKDAPKGMFPFYIKGHNSFLGTYPICDEIILTHGREKENLQVEAEVALICDFEYKDGKVVDIIPKYFSAFNDCSIRVNNGEKLSTKKNWGTNTKGISQDIIEIDNFTEKGILSKYHISSFIKRDGIVYDYGTTSAVKSYSYFFHQLKDWMINKLNTQEDCGPLEELTQFMFDAKNAKGVLIAAGATAYTEFGKHNFLKKGDEIFVYVYNAHAHSFLDIMNDMCGMDTYLGQCSKLHQYVQ; translated from the coding sequence ATGTTATTAGATGATTTAAAAGATTATTTGGGATTTGCAGTTGCTGGGAATTTTGCTAATCACCTAGGAGAAGCTGGTGAAGCAGACGAATTCTCAGTAATCAAAACCGAAGAAAAAGATGCACCAAAAGGTATGTTTCCTTTTTATATAAAAGGTCATAATAGCTTTTTAGGAACTTATCCTATTTGTGATGAAATAATTTTAACACATGGAAGAGAAAAAGAAAATCTTCAAGTTGAAGCGGAAGTTGCTTTAATTTGTGATTTTGAATACAAAGATGGAAAAGTTGTTGATATTATTCCAAAATATTTTTCAGCCTTTAATGACTGTTCTATTCGAGTAAATAATGGTGAAAAACTTAGCACTAAAAAAAACTGGGGAACAAATACAAAAGGTATCTCTCAAGATATTATTGAGATTGATAATTTCACTGAAAAAGGTATTTTAAGTAAATATCATATCTCTTCATTTATCAAAAGAGATGGAATTGTATATGACTATGGAACTACAAGTGCTGTAAAATCATATAGTTACTTTTTTCATCAATTAAAAGATTGGATGATAAATAAATTAAATACTCAAGAAGATTGTGGACCTTTAGAAGAATTAACTCAGTTTATGTTTGATGCAAAAAATGCAAAAGGTGTTTTAATCGCAGCGGGTGCAACTGCATATACAGAGTTTGGTAAACACAACTTTCTAAAAAAAGGTGATGAAATCTTTGTATATGTTTATAACGCTCACGCTCATAGTTTCTTAGATATTATGAATGATATGTGTGGAATGGATACTTATTTAGGACAATGTTCAAAACTTCATCAGTATGTTCAATAA